The sequence ACGAAGATATCAAAGTATTGCGCGGCTAATTTGGCACGTTGGCAGGATGCTGTTCTCATCCGGTTGCAGGAGGGAGGTTCAGTAGCAGACATCCTACAATCTCAACTATGAATTTTTGTAGACACAACTGCACTGCACAGTGTAGTTTAAATTTTATAAGAGAAACTGCACTGCACGGTACAGTGCAGTCCCGCAACATTCTACTTTAACGCCACTAATGCCCTGGGAGGGCAATGTTATGAGTATGGGCAAAACGTTGCGCTCCTGGAGGGTTCCAGGAGTCTGGGTCTGGTTAATTCCCTTACTGTTACTGGGTGCAGGGTTTATCGCATTTCGGTCAATCATGTCGGCTCCACAAGAGGCAGAAACGGAAACCGTACAACTGCCACAGCAAGTCACTGTCGCCGCATTGGGACGGTTGGAGCCGGAAGGGGAAGTGATTACGGTGGGAGGTCCGACAAGCGATCGCATCGCTCAGCTTGAGGTAGCCGAGGGAGATTTTGTCGAGCAGGGTGCCATTCTGGCGTATTTAGAAAGTTATGAAGAGCGCAAAGCCGAACGAGACTATGCCGCGAGTCAGTTAGCGGAGGCGCAAACTCGATTGAGAACAGAAACGCAATTCGGTCGAGCCCAGATCCAGGAGGCACAAACCCGCCTACAGCAAGTCGATCGCCCAGAGTTATTTGAGATTGAATCTCAGCAGGCGACGGTGCGGCAATTGGAAGCCGAATTATCCCTGGCTCAAACCGATCTGGGGCGATCGCAGTCCCTCTACGAAGAAGGGGCGATTTCTCGGCAAGAGTTGGACGAGCAGATCACTGAAAATCGTCGGGTCGAGGAGCAACTTAATAGTGCCAAAGCCGAGTTAGTTCGCCTGGAGGCACGCCGCAGCACTAATTTGAGTAATGCTCGTGCTCAGGTGCAGTCCCAACAAGCCAGTTTGCAGCGATCGCAAGCCCAAATTGAGGTCGAGTCTGCGGCTCGCAACCTGCAACTGGCAGAAGCACGCCTCGATCGCACGATTATTCGTGCCCCTCAAGATGGAGAGGTGCTCCGCATTTTGGCTCGTTCTGGCGAGGCAATCAGCGAAGATGGCATTTTGGAACTGGGCAACACCCGCCAAATGTTTGTGGTAGCAGAAGTTTATGAAACCGATGTGCAACGAGTGCGGGTCGGGCAACAAGCAACGATTACCAGTCGCAATGGGGCGTTTGATCAAACGCTGACTGGGCGGGTCGAGCGGATTGGCAGTCAGATCTTCAAGAACAACGTGCTGGATGATGACCCCGCCGCCAACGCCGATGCCCGTATCGTCGAAGTCAAGATTCGGCTGGACAACAGCGACGTAGTAGCGCAACTGACCAACTTACAGGTTGATGTTCGGATTGATGTGGAGTGAGGTATGAGAACTCCACTTGCCCTACTCAATCTGTTGCACGAAAAAACACGCCTGATCGTCGCGATCGCAGGGGTGGCGTTTGCGGTGCTCCTGATCTTTATGAATCTGGGGTTTTTGGGTGCGCTGACCCAGACCACCAGTGAGATCTATAGCAAGATCAACGCTGACATTGTGATGATCTCGCCGCAAACCTTGGAGATTAGCACCAGCAAGACTTTTCCACGCGATCGCCTGTATCAAGTTGCCGGGATAGATGGAGTCGAACAGGTGATGCCCCTGTATGTGGGCTACATGCAATGGCGCAACCCAGAAACTCGCCTCAGTCGTGCTCTGTTTGCCTTTGCGATTAATCCTCGCGACCCCGTGTTTAGCCTGCCTGAGTTGGCTGATCCAGCCACGATTCAGGCGTTGGAACAGCGAGATGCGGTGTTGTTTGATCGGCGATCGCGCCCAGAGTTTGGTCCTCAAACGGTCGGTACAACGACCGAAGTCGAACGTAGACAGGTCAAAATTGTCGGCACCTACACATTGGGTGGCGGTTTTGCCGCTGATGGCACTCTGATTATGAGTGACCAAAACTTTCTCCGCTTTTTTGAACCTCGACAACTCGACCGAATTGATCTGGGGCTGATTCGGCTGCAACCAGGGGTCGATCCAGACAAGATGGTGCAAATGATTCGCGATCGCCTGGGTAACCCAGAAGATGATTCACTGCGCAATCAACGCCCCAATGACGTGTTAGTTCTCACGAAAGAGCAAGTTATTCAACGCGAGCAAACCTATTGGGTAGCGGCTACCTCGATTGGGTTCATCTTTGGTCTAGGGGTGATCGTCTCCTTCATTGTTGGCACTGTAATTGTCTATCAAATTCTCTACACTGATATTGCCGACCACCTGCCTGAATACGCCACCCTCAAGGCAATGGGCTATCGCAGTCGTTACTTGTTTGGAGTCGTTATTCAAGAAGCCGTACTGTTGGCAGTGATGGGCTACATTCCCGGTTTCCTCTTTTCAACGGGGCTATATGAATTAACGACACGCGCAACCAGCGGCAGTCTTCCCATGGCAATGAACTTTGGACGCACTGTGTTTGTGTTGCTGCTGACCATTGCCATGTGCATTGTGTCGGGTTTAATCTCGGTTCGCAAAGTCGTGACGGCTGATCCGGCGGAGGTGTTCTCATGAGACGATTTCGCCGGATTCCCCTCGCCTGGTTAAACCTGACCCACAATCGCCGCAAGTTGGTGACATCGTTGGGGGGCGTTGCCTTTGCTGTACTGTTGATGTTCCTCTTTAGTGGCTTTCAAAACGCCCTGTACGACAGTCAGGTACAACTCTTGACCAGGCTTAATGCCGACATCGTGTTGGTGAGCAAACTGAAATACACCATGTTTGTTCCAGAGTCCTTTGCACGCCGACGGCTCTATCAGGCACAGGCATTTGACGGGGTAGTGGATGCTTACCCGTTGTACACCGCTGATGCCGATTGGAAGAATGCTGAAACGCGCAAAACTCGTGGTGTGCGGGTGTTGGCGTTTAATCCTACTGATCCGGTGTTTTTGTTGCCAGAAGTGCAGGAACAGGTGGATAAATTGCTCATGCCCGACACGGTTATGGTGGATTTGAAAGCTCGTGCTGAGTTGGGTCCAACCACACCCGGAGTCCAGACAGAACTGGCAGAACGACGGGTAACGGTAGTGGGCAACTACACGATGGGCACCGATTTTGCCTCCCAAAATGGCAACGTGATCATGAGTGACCAAAACTTTTTGCGCTACTTTGCCGATCGCGGTCCTGAGGAAGACCCCCGTAGTCTGGGTACAGTAGACATCGGGCTGATCAAAATTTCACCCGATGCTGATGCCAATGCGATCGCCCAGGCTATGAGGCAACGATTGCCCAAGGATGTGGTGATCTACACCAAGCAGGAATTTGTCAATCAGGAGTTGACCTATTGGCGCGAGAATACCCAAATCGGGTTTGTGTTTACCCTGCTGACCAGCACCAGCTTTATCGTGGGCATCATTCTGGTCTACCAAATTCTCTATACGGACGTTGCCGATCACTGGGCAGAGTATGCCACCCTCAAAGCAATGGGCTATAAAAACATTTTTCTCCTGGGGGTGGTGTTGCAAGAAGCCATCATTCTGTCGGTATTGGGCTTCATTCCAGGGTTTTGCATTAGCTCGTTGCTTTACAGTGCCGCGACTAACGTAACCGGGTTATTGATGCAGATGACGGTCAATCGGGTGCTCACGATGTTTTTGTTGACGTTTGGCATGTGCCTGGTTTCGGGCATGATTGCCGTGCGGAAGGTGCAAGCCACTGACCCAGCGGAGGTGTTTGGATGATAGAAAGCTCTAAGACTGGTGCGATCGCCTCAGCTGATACCGAGTTTGCCGTTCGGGTAAAAAACCTCAACTACTACTATGGGCAGGGCGATCTGCGAAAACAGGCACTCTTTGACCTGACGGTGGATTTCCCCAAAGGACAGATTTGTATCGTTACTGGACCATCCGGTTCCGGTAAAACAACCTTCCTTAGCCTGATTGGGGCACTGCGTACCCTGCACGACGGTAGCCTCAAAGTTATGGGGCACGAACTGGTGGGTATGGGCAATGCTGAACTGGTGCAGGTACGCCGCAACATTGGCTTTATTTTCCAGGCGCACAACCTGTTTGAATCGTTAACCGCCGCTCAAAACGTTGAGATGGCAGTGGAATTGTTGGGAGGCTTCAACAATAAGCGGGAACAGGCGATCGCCATCCTTGAAAAATTGGGCTTAGGACACCGGGTCGATTACAAACCCAACTCGCTGTCAGGTGGACAAAAACAGCGGGTGGCGATCGCCCGTGCTCTGGTCAACCAGCCCAAACTCATCCTGGCAGACGAACCAACCGCCGCGTTAGACAAACAATCCGGGCGTGACGTGGTGACGCTGATGCAAACACTGGCAAAGGAGCAGGGCTGCACCATTTTGATGGTGACGCACGATAACCGAATCCTGGACGTTGCCGATCGCATTCTCAATCTCGTGGATGGCTACATCGAATCCGATACGGATACCAGTGACTACATTAGTAGCCACGACCCCAAGTCGCTCGATCCCCATATGTTTATGATGTAGCGCAAGCCAAAATCCTTGAATCCCAAGGGTGTATCACTCGGAATCCAAAATCTAAAATCCAAAATTGGGCTAGCCCAGTGGCAGGATTCATCCCATCTTTTCCCTGAGGCATAATCAAACTAGTCGGTCTAGTCTTCGCAAACCTTAACATTAGCGAGTCTTCCTATGGCTATTTCCTTCTCCAACCCGGCACAAGAATTGACCTATCAAAAGGTTGCAGAGTACCTCGCCTCCAGTATGTTCAAAAACTCGATGCGAGCACGAACCGATATGCCCCGATTTGACCTACTCTATCAGGGCACAACCTTGATTGAAGTTGACGTGTTGCCGTGGGAAGTACATCCGTGGGAAAACTCAGAACTGGCAACCGTTCGAGCCTCAAGTCACATCACGGTTGGTGATACGAGCGTGGCAGCTGTGACGCATTTTTTGCTAGCTGAAAATCGGAAGATGCGCTTCGGTGCTTTTCAGCTAGACGAATCGGGACAGGTCGTTTTTGCAGACAGCATCCTGGGTGGCGAAAATATGGACTTGCTGGAGCTACAAACCTGTATTTTGTCCGTAGCAGCGATCGCCAATAGCTACAGCGATATCATTGCTCAGAAATTTGCGGGGACAGACCTGGCGATCGCCTCTTAATCTCCCTTTGAAGTCGGAGCCTACAAAGCTCCGGCTTCTTCCGACTTCGATAGATTAAACATCGACTAGATTAAACATCGACGACCGATGGTTCAGACCCCATTGCTTTAGATGCAGTCGTTCCTTTGGGTTTGCCCGTAATCGACGAGAATAAAGCTTCATACCGATTCAAAGCTTGCTCAAAGGCGTAGTGCTCCATAGCGTATTGCCGTCCCTGTTGCCCCAACGTCTCAGCCTTATCAGGATTCTGATACAGGTCAAGCACGGCGTCTGCCAGAGCTTTGGGTTCTTCCGGCGGCACCACTACCCCACCCCTGCTTTGGGTTACGGCTCTGGCTGCCGTCCCCGTCAGTGGAACAGATGCCACGATCGCCCGACCACTCGCCAGAATTACCTGCGTCTTTGAGGGCATGTTGAAGCCGATTACATTCTTTTTCTGCACAATCAGCCCCACATCTGCTGCCGCTAGCATCTCAGGCAGCTTTTCGCGGGGTTGAAAGGGCAGCAGCTTAACATTCGTGGCATTACAGGTTTGGCAATATTCCTCTAATTGCTTGAGAGCTTTTTCTTCTCCAACGATGACAAAGACAATTTCAGGAATGTGACGCAGGTGAGTAGCCGCCTCGATGACCGTTTCTAACCCCTGAGTCAGAGCAATGTTGCCAGAATACAGCGCAATGAATTTGCCCTCTAGCTGATTCGCCCGTCTAAAAGCGTTGTCTGTTTTGGAGAGGGGGCGAATAAAGTTGACATCCACCCAGTTTGGAATGCAAGTTATTTTGTCGGCAGCAATTCCCTTGCCTATCAGGTTTTCGGTAAAGCCATCCGCAATCACACTAATCGTATGAGCCGTACGATAGGCAAATTTCTCTAACGCCTCAAAAACCTTGATAGCTTTTTTGTTGGTAATCAGCCCTACGTGAACTGCCGCTTCGGGGATGATGTCCTGTAAGTTGAGCACCAGAGGGCAGGAGTAAATTGCTCCCAGCAACGCTGCTGGCACACAGACCGGCAATGGAGGAATCGTCAACAGAATCACATCGGGTCGCCACCCTCGTAATGCCTGAACTAAACTGCTGACCACAAAGCTGCCATCCAGCAACATCCGGGCAATTAACCCTGGCTTGGGACGAATCCATACGTAACTGCGTTGCACAATCACACCGTTGCGCTCTTCAGTGATGTACCATTTGCCACGATAGTCATCATAGATCCGTCTTTGTGGGTAGTTGGGCATCCCCGTGATGACTCGAACCTCGTGACCTCGTGCTACCAACCCTTCAGCCAACTCAGTCATGAGCGGGGCAATACCAATTGGCTCTGGGTGATAGTTGTAGGAATAAATTAGGATACGCATAAACTGACAGGGATCAACGTACTAAATAGTGGCAGTTTCAATTAAAGCAATCCCCACTTAACCCACCTTAAAGAGTGAAGTGTCTGCTTTACCATGCATAAAAGGGGCGATCGCACCACGCTCTTGAACCAGTTATATAGCAACCGAAGGGTCGGTTAGGACGGGGTGTAGAGGTTCTAAGCCTGGCTGGGGCTATGCCCTACACTCCCTGGTTTTAACCGTCTCGACAGTTGCTATAGCCGCAGCCACATGCGACGAGGCGGAGGCGAGTCAGGAAGCTTTTCCAGCATCCGGGTTTGCGCCATTGCCTTTGCCTTAAGCGTTCTGATCAAAGCTATATCTAACCATCGCCAGCTAAGTTAGGGCAGACGTTCCACTCAGCATAACAGGAGAATCCCTGTGCGCTGTAAAAGGTGGGTCAAGGATAAAGAACTCTGCTAGGAACGATAACGGGATTTAACCCACCAAAACAGGATTTTCAGAAGTTTTCAGGGAATCTTTAGGGAGGCGTAGCAGTCCATAAAGATTCCACAAACCCTATTTCTAATTTCAGCAATTGACAGGCTATCGAGTGACTTGAAAGCCTCGTAACCCCTCTGGTGATTCAAATTCGACCAGGACAGTATCAACCGATGCCGTGGGGGGTCCCTTGTGGCACCACTGAATCATCTCCTCCACCACATCGGCAGGTCCCTCAAACACGGCTTCAACCCGTCCGTCCCTCAAATTACGCACCCACCCGTTCAGCTTGAGCAAGGTTGCAGTATCCCAGGTTGAAGCTCGATAACCCACTCCTTGAACTTTTCCTGAAATCCAGGCGTGAGCACGTACTCGGTTTTGGGTATGTTCTACCTTAATGTTTGTCATAGCAAAACTGAGTCCTCCAGCAGTTGCTATAGAGTGCAATCAGAACATAAAAAGAACATAAAGGATTTGGGATTTGGGGACTGAATTTTTGTAAACTCCTGTAAAGAGATAAGTATAAATACTCAATTAAAAGGCTCTCACTGTTTAGCCATGGGGGGCTGGTAATTTTGTCCGAATACCGTTTGATATGCACAAAATCAGCGTTCAAGAATTATTAGCTGAATATACACAAGGTCAGCGTGACTTTTGCGAGGTTGATTTAAGTGAAGCCAATTTATTTGAATGCAACCTACAAGATATTAATTTACAGGGAAGCGATCTGCGGCAAGCCTATCTACCTTATGCCAATTTCAGCCGAGCCAAT is a genomic window of Oscillatoria sp. FACHB-1407 containing:
- the devC gene encoding ABC transporter permease DevC, which encodes MRTPLALLNLLHEKTRLIVAIAGVAFAVLLIFMNLGFLGALTQTTSEIYSKINADIVMISPQTLEISTSKTFPRDRLYQVAGIDGVEQVMPLYVGYMQWRNPETRLSRALFAFAINPRDPVFSLPELADPATIQALEQRDAVLFDRRSRPEFGPQTVGTTTEVERRQVKIVGTYTLGGGFAADGTLIMSDQNFLRFFEPRQLDRIDLGLIRLQPGVDPDKMVQMIRDRLGNPEDDSLRNQRPNDVLVLTKEQVIQREQTYWVAATSIGFIFGLGVIVSFIVGTVIVYQILYTDIADHLPEYATLKAMGYRSRYLFGVVIQEAVLLAVMGYIPGFLFSTGLYELTTRATSGSLPMAMNFGRTVFVLLLTIAMCIVSGLISVRKVVTADPAEVFS
- a CDS encoding acylphosphatase, which gives rise to MTNIKVEHTQNRVRAHAWISGKVQGVGYRASTWDTATLLKLNGWVRNLRDGRVEAVFEGPADVVEEMIQWCHKGPPTASVDTVLVEFESPEGLRGFQVTR
- a CDS encoding efflux RND transporter periplasmic adaptor subunit, producing the protein MSMGKTLRSWRVPGVWVWLIPLLLLGAGFIAFRSIMSAPQEAETETVQLPQQVTVAALGRLEPEGEVITVGGPTSDRIAQLEVAEGDFVEQGAILAYLESYEERKAERDYAASQLAEAQTRLRTETQFGRAQIQEAQTRLQQVDRPELFEIESQQATVRQLEAELSLAQTDLGRSQSLYEEGAISRQELDEQITENRRVEEQLNSAKAELVRLEARRSTNLSNARAQVQSQQASLQRSQAQIEVESAARNLQLAEARLDRTIIRAPQDGEVLRILARSGEAISEDGILELGNTRQMFVVAEVYETDVQRVRVGQQATITSRNGAFDQTLTGRVERIGSQIFKNNVLDDDPAANADARIVEVKIRLDNSDVVAQLTNLQVDVRIDVE
- a CDS encoding glycosyltransferase family 4 protein, which produces MRILIYSYNYHPEPIGIAPLMTELAEGLVARGHEVRVITGMPNYPQRRIYDDYRGKWYITEERNGVIVQRSYVWIRPKPGLIARMLLDGSFVVSSLVQALRGWRPDVILLTIPPLPVCVPAALLGAIYSCPLVLNLQDIIPEAAVHVGLITNKKAIKVFEALEKFAYRTAHTISVIADGFTENLIGKGIAADKITCIPNWVDVNFIRPLSKTDNAFRRANQLEGKFIALYSGNIALTQGLETVIEAATHLRHIPEIVFVIVGEEKALKQLEEYCQTCNATNVKLLPFQPREKLPEMLAAADVGLIVQKKNVIGFNMPSKTQVILASGRAIVASVPLTGTAARAVTQSRGGVVVPPEEPKALADAVLDLYQNPDKAETLGQQGRQYAMEHYAFEQALNRYEALFSSITGKPKGTTASKAMGSEPSVVDV
- the devC gene encoding ABC transporter permease DevC, whose product is MRRFRRIPLAWLNLTHNRRKLVTSLGGVAFAVLLMFLFSGFQNALYDSQVQLLTRLNADIVLVSKLKYTMFVPESFARRRLYQAQAFDGVVDAYPLYTADADWKNAETRKTRGVRVLAFNPTDPVFLLPEVQEQVDKLLMPDTVMVDLKARAELGPTTPGVQTELAERRVTVVGNYTMGTDFASQNGNVIMSDQNFLRYFADRGPEEDPRSLGTVDIGLIKISPDADANAIAQAMRQRLPKDVVIYTKQEFVNQELTYWRENTQIGFVFTLLTSTSFIVGIILVYQILYTDVADHWAEYATLKAMGYKNIFLLGVVLQEAIILSVLGFIPGFCISSLLYSAATNVTGLLMQMTVNRVLTMFLLTFGMCLVSGMIAVRKVQATDPAEVFG
- a CDS encoding ATP-binding cassette domain-containing protein, whose translation is MIESSKTGAIASADTEFAVRVKNLNYYYGQGDLRKQALFDLTVDFPKGQICIVTGPSGSGKTTFLSLIGALRTLHDGSLKVMGHELVGMGNAELVQVRRNIGFIFQAHNLFESLTAAQNVEMAVELLGGFNNKREQAIAILEKLGLGHRVDYKPNSLSGGQKQRVAIARALVNQPKLILADEPTAALDKQSGRDVVTLMQTLAKEQGCTILMVTHDNRILDVADRILNLVDGYIESDTDTSDYISSHDPKSLDPHMFMM